One Zeugodacus cucurbitae isolate PBARC_wt_2022May chromosome 3, idZeuCucr1.2, whole genome shotgun sequence genomic region harbors:
- the LOC105212072 gene encoding uncharacterized protein DDB_G0290685-like yields MMQKQMLILMVAMLAIQLGAAQFRSRMKYVNQPNLEFGSSILEQQVEEQNDQMNDQKNYQTNDQNDQMNDQKNEQTNDQMNDQTNDQNYQMNDEKKEQTNDQMNDQKNDQMNDEKNEQTNDQMNDQKNHHTNDQNDQMNDEKNEQTYDQMNDQKNDQMNDEKNEQTNDQMNDQKNHQTNDQMNDERNEQTNDQMNDEKNEQTNDQMNDEKNYQTNDEMNDQKNHQTNDQMNDEKNEQTNDQMNDQKNDQMNDEKNEQTNDQMNDEKNYQTNDQMNDQKNDQMNDEKNEQTNDQMNDEKNYQTNDEMNDQKNHQTNDQMNDEKNEQTNDQMNDQKNYQMNDEKNEQTNDQMNDEKNYQTNDQMNDQKNDQMNDEKNYETNDEMYDQKNHQTNDQMNDEKNEQKNDQTNYEKNDETNDQTNDQNDQTNDEKNDQTNDQTNDQQHDQQKDEEKGQQHDPHRIEPQQRDESPPVVLKLWEPFDI; encoded by the exons ATGATGCAGAAACAAATGTTGATTTTGATGGTAGCCATGCTGGCTATTCAG CTGGGAGCTGCACAATTTCGATCGAGAATGAAATATGTTAACCAACCCAACTTAGAATTTGGTTCATCGATACTTGAGCAACAAGTCGAGGAACAAAATGACCAAATGAACgaccaaaaaaattaccaaaccaATGACCAAAATGACCAAATGAACGACCAAAAAAATGAACAAACCAATGACCAAATGAACGACCAAACCAATGACCAAAATTACCAAATGAATGacgaaaaaaaagaacaaaccAATGACCAAATGAACGACCAAAAAAATGACCAAATGAATGACGAAAAAAATGAACAAACCAATGACCAAATGAACGACCAAAAAAATCACCACACCAATGACCAAAATGACCAAATGAATGACGAAAAAAATGAACAAACCTATGACCAAATGAACGACCAAAAAAATGACCAAATGAATGACGAAAAAAATGAACAAACCAATGACCAAATGAACGACCAAAAAAATCACCAAACCAATGACCAAATGAACGACGAAAGAAATGAACAAACCAATGATCAAATGAACGACGAAAAAAATGAACAAACCAATGACCAAATGAACGacgaaaaaaattaccaaaccaATGACGAAATGAACGACCAAAAAAATCACCAAACCAATGACCAAATGAACGACGAAAAAAATGAACAAACCAATGACCAAATGAACGACCAAAAAAATGACCAAATGAACGACGAAAAAAATGAACAAACCAATGACCAAATGAACGacgaaaaaaattaccaaaccaATGACCAAATGAACGACCAAAAAAATGACCAAATGAATGACGAAAAAAATGAACAAACCAATGACCAAATGAACGacgaaaaaaattaccaaaccaATGACGAAATGAACGACCAAAAAAATCACCAAACCAATGACCAAATGAACGACGAAAAAAATGAACAAACCAATGACCAAATGAACgaccaaaaaaattaccaaatgaATGACGAAAAAAATGAACAAACCAATGACCAAATGAACGacgaaaaaaattaccaaaccaATGACCAAATGAACGACCAAAAAAATGACCAAATGAACGacgaaaaaaattacgaaaccAATGACGAAATGTACGACCAAAAAAATCACCAAACCAATGACCAAATGAACGAcgaaaaaaatgaacaaaaaaatgaCCAAACGAACTACGAAAAAAATGATGAAACCAATGACCAAACAAACGACCAAAATGACCAAACGAACGACGAAAAAAATGATCAAACCAATGACCAAACGAACGATCAACAACATGACCAACAAAAGGATGAAGAAAAAGGCCAACAACATGACCCACACAGGATTGAGCCCCAGCAAAGAGACGAATCACCACCAGTAGTACTAAAACTTTGGGAGCCATTTGACATTTAA
- the LOC105212071 gene encoding protein TsetseEP — MAQIHAIKWLVALLAVQFVTTEPPTITQTDHGVTLTMKYVNQPVMELRNPLKKPKEKDTSEEPGKDVPSVELETNPQSSEEAKTEPEPDPELETKTEPEPDPELEANTEPEQVRVLDPHLKPKNENKYRNSGSNLENLLLELGRLYNPSSFSAYNNISTTDGSRHSHRNVTTHYNI, encoded by the exons ATGGCGCAGATACATGCAATAAAATGGCTTGTAGCCCTGTTGGCTGTGCAG TTTGTGACTACCGAACCACCAACTATAACCCAGACGGATCATGGAGTTACCTTAACTATGAAATATGTTAATCAACCTGTTATGGAATTAAGGAATCCCCTTAAAAAGCCCAAAGAAAAAGATACAAGTGAAGAGCCTGGGAAAGATGTGCCCTCGGTGGAACTAGAAACCAACCCACAATCCTCCGAAGAAGCTAAAACAGAACCAGAACCAGATCCAGAATTAGAAACTAAAACAGAACCCGAACCAGATCCAGAATTAGAAGCTAACACTGAACCAGAACAAGTTCGAGTCTTAGACCCTCATTTGAAGcccaaaaacgaaaacaaatacaGAAATTCAGGTTCGAACTTAGAAAACCTACTACTTGAATTGGGACGATTATACAACCCATCAAGCTTTTCGGCCTATAACAACATATCGACAACGGATGGGAGCAGACACTCACATCGAAATGTAACGACACATTATAACATATAG